In the Wyeomyia smithii strain HCP4-BCI-WySm-NY-G18 chromosome 2, ASM2978416v1, whole genome shotgun sequence genome, one interval contains:
- the LOC129723735 gene encoding probable cytochrome P450 6g2 isoform X1, whose protein sequence is MINASSELLGGYFTLVLAFMVLLVGWFVVTAGTRYWLRVGVPYIPGKPLVGNFLDTLLQKKSTFELMDELYRNETVRNSTLFGISIMMQPAVVLRDPGLIKQVFVKDAVYFSNRHMCTDHENDPIGYYNLLMIKNPQWKQLRTFLTPSLSLNKIKRMFLLVDQIGKDMLDHLEELPECQPRTRQTEFKELCARFTTDVVASTFFGIQSRCLSDEDSEFRYYGKKIFEYGPKRGITMASFFFMPELVPYLRFKLFPHDTERFLKTIIQQEILRREASGETRGDFIDSMIGLKNADATIGTNEKIPLKDDILVAQAATFYMASFETTSSVLSFTLYELTKNPDIQERLRDEIRSCLQNHGPDLSYECLINEMPYLGMVISEAARLYPVLPFLERQCTLPEGTTGYKLHPFHDTFSIPNKMPLLVPIYAIHRDPKYFPDPLRFNPDRFAKENLENIVPCSYMPFGVGPRTCLGSHFGTLQVKVAIVRLLTRYRIERSLLTPEVLTYRKNAFTLQSNEGLYANLVVDELY, encoded by the exons ATGATCAACGCCAGCTCAGAACTACTCGGTGGCTATTTCACGCTGGTTTTGGCGTTTATGGTGTTACTCGTGGGATGGTTCGTGGTCACGGCCGGAACCCGATACTGGCTGCGGGTGGGTGTGCCGTACATCCCAGGGAAGCCGTTGGTGGGTAACTTTCTAGACACGCTACTGCAGAAGAAGAGTACCTTCGAGCTAATGGATGAACTCTATCGGAACGAAACGGTTCGGAACAGCACACTATTCGGAATCAGCATTATGATGCAGCCCGCTGTTGTACTACGCGATCCAGGATTAATCAAGCAGGTGTTCGTCAAAGATGCGGTGTATTTTTCTAACAG ACATATGTGCACCGACCATGAGAACGACCCCATTGGATACTACAACCTCCTGATGATCAAGAATCCCCAGTGGAAGCAGTTGCGCACCTTCCTGACGCCATCACTCAGCTTGAACAAGATTAAACGAATGTTCCTTCTAGTAGATCAG ATCGGAAAAGACATGCTGGATCATTTGGAAGAGCTTCCCGAGTGTCAACCTCGAACAAGGCAAACCGAGTTCAAAGAATTGTGCGCCCGCTTTACTACCGACGTGGTAGCGAGCACTTTCTTCGGCATTCAATCCAGGTGCCTGAGCGATGAGGATTCCGAGTTTAGATACTATGGTAAAAAAATCTTCGAGTATGGTCCGAAGCGTGGCATTACCATGGCTTCGTTTTTCTTCATGCCTGAGCTGGTTCCTTATCTGAGGTTTAAACTTTTCCCGCACGATACCGAGCGTTTCCTGAAGACGATTATTCAGCAGGAAATTCTCCGACGGGAAGCAAGCGGAGAAACACGGGGAGAttttattgattcgatgattgGTCTAAAGAATGCTGATGCCACCATCGGGACAAACGAAAAGATTC CATTGAAAGATGATATCCTGGTAGCTCAAGCAGCAACCTTCTACATGGCCAGCTTTGAAACAACATCCTCAGTATTATCATTTACTCTTTACGAACTGACGAAAAAT CCAGATATACAAGAACGTCTCAGAGATGAAATCCGCTCCTGTCTTCAGAATCACGGTCCCGATCTTTCGTACGAGTGTCTAATAAACGAAATGCCATATCTTGGAATGGTGATTTCGGAGGCAGCGCGGCTTTATCCTGTTCTTCCTTTTCTAGAGCGCCAGTGTACCCTACCTGAGGGTACCACCGGATACAAGTTGCATCCATTCCACGACACCTTCAGCATTCCGAATAAAATGCCCCTGCTGGTACCAATTTACGCCATTCATCGTGATCCAAAG TATTTTCCCGATCCTCTTCGTTTCAATCCAGATCGTTTCGCGAAGGAGAATTTAGAGAATATCGTGCCATGCAGCTATATGCCATTTGGTGTTGGACCGCGAACATGCTTGGGCTCACATTTCGGCACGCTGCAGGTTAAGGTCGCCATTGTAAGGCTGCTAACTCGGTACAGAATAGAACGGTCACTATTGACACCAGAGGTGTTAACCTATAGGAAAAATGCTTTCACACTGCAATCTAATGAAGGACTTTACGCGAATTTGGTGGTTGATGAACt GTATTAA
- the LOC129723735 gene encoding probable cytochrome P450 6g2 isoform X3, with protein sequence MINASSELLGGYFTLVLAFMVLLVGWFVVTAGTRYWLRVGVPYIPGKPLVGNFLDTLLQKKSTFELMDELYRNETVRNSTLFGISIMMQPAVVLRDPGLIKQVFVKDAVYFSNRHMCTDHENDPIGYYNLLMIKNPQWKQLRTFLTPSLSLNKIKRMFLLVDQIGKDMLDHLEELPECQPRTRQTEFKELCARFTTDVVASTFFGIQSRCLSDEDSEFRYYGKKIFEYGPKRGITMASFFFMPELVPYLRFKLFPHDTERFLKTIIQQEILRREASGETRGDFIDSMIGLKNADATIGTNEKIPLKDDILVAQAATFYMASFETTSSVLSFTLYELTKNPDIQERLRDEIRSCLQNHGPDLSYECLINEMPYLGMVISEAARLYPVLPFLERQCTLPEGTTGYKLHPFHDTFSIPNKMPLLVPIYAIHRDPKIVSRRRI encoded by the exons ATGATCAACGCCAGCTCAGAACTACTCGGTGGCTATTTCACGCTGGTTTTGGCGTTTATGGTGTTACTCGTGGGATGGTTCGTGGTCACGGCCGGAACCCGATACTGGCTGCGGGTGGGTGTGCCGTACATCCCAGGGAAGCCGTTGGTGGGTAACTTTCTAGACACGCTACTGCAGAAGAAGAGTACCTTCGAGCTAATGGATGAACTCTATCGGAACGAAACGGTTCGGAACAGCACACTATTCGGAATCAGCATTATGATGCAGCCCGCTGTTGTACTACGCGATCCAGGATTAATCAAGCAGGTGTTCGTCAAAGATGCGGTGTATTTTTCTAACAG ACATATGTGCACCGACCATGAGAACGACCCCATTGGATACTACAACCTCCTGATGATCAAGAATCCCCAGTGGAAGCAGTTGCGCACCTTCCTGACGCCATCACTCAGCTTGAACAAGATTAAACGAATGTTCCTTCTAGTAGATCAG ATCGGAAAAGACATGCTGGATCATTTGGAAGAGCTTCCCGAGTGTCAACCTCGAACAAGGCAAACCGAGTTCAAAGAATTGTGCGCCCGCTTTACTACCGACGTGGTAGCGAGCACTTTCTTCGGCATTCAATCCAGGTGCCTGAGCGATGAGGATTCCGAGTTTAGATACTATGGTAAAAAAATCTTCGAGTATGGTCCGAAGCGTGGCATTACCATGGCTTCGTTTTTCTTCATGCCTGAGCTGGTTCCTTATCTGAGGTTTAAACTTTTCCCGCACGATACCGAGCGTTTCCTGAAGACGATTATTCAGCAGGAAATTCTCCGACGGGAAGCAAGCGGAGAAACACGGGGAGAttttattgattcgatgattgGTCTAAAGAATGCTGATGCCACCATCGGGACAAACGAAAAGATTC CATTGAAAGATGATATCCTGGTAGCTCAAGCAGCAACCTTCTACATGGCCAGCTTTGAAACAACATCCTCAGTATTATCATTTACTCTTTACGAACTGACGAAAAAT CCAGATATACAAGAACGTCTCAGAGATGAAATCCGCTCCTGTCTTCAGAATCACGGTCCCGATCTTTCGTACGAGTGTCTAATAAACGAAATGCCATATCTTGGAATGGTGATTTCGGAGGCAGCGCGGCTTTATCCTGTTCTTCCTTTTCTAGAGCGCCAGTGTACCCTACCTGAGGGTACCACCGGATACAAGTTGCATCCATTCCACGACACCTTCAGCATTCCGAATAAAATGCCCCTGCTGGTACCAATTTACGCCATTCATCGTGATCCAAAG ATCGTTTCGCGAAGGAGAATTTAG
- the LOC129723735 gene encoding probable cytochrome P450 6g2 isoform X2 has product MLLTVLSVAFLALSLYHGWKRYHFWNENGIQYILEIPLIGNFSLVALQCKSMFEYMEYIYNHAQTNESDFIGVNIFFRKALVIRNPAMVKQVLLRDSAFFLNRHMCTDKKNDHIGYYNLMMIKEPHWRGLRSYLSSSVTSHKLKKMFPLINEIGKDMLDHLEELPECQPRTRQTEFKELCARFTTDVVASTFFGIQSRCLSDEDSEFRYYGKKIFEYGPKRGITMASFFFMPELVPYLRFKLFPHDTERFLKTIIQQEILRREASGETRGDFIDSMIGLKNADATIGTNEKIPLKDDILVAQAATFYMASFETTSSVLSFTLYELTKNPDIQERLRDEIRSCLQNHGPDLSYECLINEMPYLGMVISEAARLYPVLPFLERQCTLPEGTTGYKLHPFHDTFSIPNKMPLLVPIYAIHRDPKYFPDPLRFNPDRFAKENLENIVPCSYMPFGVGPRTCLGSHFGTLQVKVAIVRLLTRYRIERSLLTPEVLTYRKNAFTLQSNEGLYANLVVDELY; this is encoded by the exons ATGCTATTGACAGTATTGTCGGTAGCTTTTTTGGCACTGTCGTTGTACCATGGTTGGAAGCGGTACCACTTCTGGAACGAGAATGGAATTCAATATATACTGGAAATTCCACTGATAGGCAATTTCAGCTTGGTTGCATTGCAATGCAAATCCATGTTTGAATACATGGAGTACATCTATAATCACGCGCAAACCAACGAATCGGATTTCATCGGAGTGAATATCTTTTTCCGAAAAGCTTTGGTCATTCGCAATCCAGCTATGGTCAAACAAGTTCTACTAAGAGATTCGGCCTTCTTTTTGAACAGACACATGTGTACTGATAAAAAGAATGACCATATCGGGTACTATAATCTAATGATGATCAAAGAACCTCACTGGAGGGGGTTAAGGTCGTACCTTTCCTCGTCAGTTACATCACATAAACTTAAAAAGATGTTTCCCCTGATTAATGAG ATCGGAAAAGACATGCTGGATCATTTGGAAGAGCTTCCCGAGTGTCAACCTCGAACAAGGCAAACCGAGTTCAAAGAATTGTGCGCCCGCTTTACTACCGACGTGGTAGCGAGCACTTTCTTCGGCATTCAATCCAGGTGCCTGAGCGATGAGGATTCCGAGTTTAGATACTATGGTAAAAAAATCTTCGAGTATGGTCCGAAGCGTGGCATTACCATGGCTTCGTTTTTCTTCATGCCTGAGCTGGTTCCTTATCTGAGGTTTAAACTTTTCCCGCACGATACCGAGCGTTTCCTGAAGACGATTATTCAGCAGGAAATTCTCCGACGGGAAGCAAGCGGAGAAACACGGGGAGAttttattgattcgatgattgGTCTAAAGAATGCTGATGCCACCATCGGGACAAACGAAAAGATTC CATTGAAAGATGATATCCTGGTAGCTCAAGCAGCAACCTTCTACATGGCCAGCTTTGAAACAACATCCTCAGTATTATCATTTACTCTTTACGAACTGACGAAAAAT CCAGATATACAAGAACGTCTCAGAGATGAAATCCGCTCCTGTCTTCAGAATCACGGTCCCGATCTTTCGTACGAGTGTCTAATAAACGAAATGCCATATCTTGGAATGGTGATTTCGGAGGCAGCGCGGCTTTATCCTGTTCTTCCTTTTCTAGAGCGCCAGTGTACCCTACCTGAGGGTACCACCGGATACAAGTTGCATCCATTCCACGACACCTTCAGCATTCCGAATAAAATGCCCCTGCTGGTACCAATTTACGCCATTCATCGTGATCCAAAG TATTTTCCCGATCCTCTTCGTTTCAATCCAGATCGTTTCGCGAAGGAGAATTTAGAGAATATCGTGCCATGCAGCTATATGCCATTTGGTGTTGGACCGCGAACATGCTTGGGCTCACATTTCGGCACGCTGCAGGTTAAGGTCGCCATTGTAAGGCTGCTAACTCGGTACAGAATAGAACGGTCACTATTGACACCAGAGGTGTTAACCTATAGGAAAAATGCTTTCACACTGCAATCTAATGAAGGACTTTACGCGAATTTGGTGGTTGATGAACt GTATTAA
- the LOC129723736 gene encoding probable methyltransferase-like protein 25, whose product MDVVKQNLERLVDLIKPQMSFLNCHMVDYLVNDHWNTYVPAEIRCELKTREDFRNAKELFWGQFEKSNQFAPGFPSLAKHIEMSKEYRLDALSNVLMTTEQLKFAFDSCLKHTRLNMPELMSPKKCHEVEIASAVVASLCTVIASRTGLASMEQIAVIDAGDGKGYLSSRVALEHDIKVLGIDANEGHTASAEQRRDRLKKKVRGAIRRSNLADDEYFGTMALGSENQLQSNYKTTTKLIDFETDLIELVQDQFPKSKPSHFCLAGLHTCGNLGPNCLRLFHQNRHIRALCNVGCCYHLLVEEFVVDKFYNPDKFKDNPGFGFPMSQYLREKHFFLGRNVRNMAGESIERSAANREDPSDKLGYRAMLQLVLKKLHADENSQVGKMKCSGFVDYARKSFKRLKVDDSGVTDAELSDMEDKFSLELEQLKVFYLYRMTFAPIVESVILLDRLLFLKECGYDNSFLVNIFDPVVSPRRFAILAFK is encoded by the exons ATGGATGTAGTCAAACAGAATTTGGAAAGATTAGTTGACTTAATTAAACCTCAGATGTCGTTCCTCAATTGTCATATGGTTGATTATTTAGTAAATGACCACTGGAATACATACGTTCCAGCAGAAATCAGGTGTGAACTGAAAACCAGAGAAGATTTTAGAAATGCTAAAGAGCTGTTTTGGGGTCAGTTCGAAAAGAGTAATCAATTTGCTCCAGGATTTCCTTCCCTAGCTAAACACATCGAAATGAGTAAAGAATACCGATTGGATGCGCTTTCTAATGTGCTTATGACCACGGAGCAGCTGAAGTTTGCATTTGATTCGTGCTTGAAACATACCCGTCTAAACATGCCTGAATTGATGAGCCCGAAAAAGTGCCATGAAGTCGAAATTGCTTCCGCCGTTGTAGCATCGCTTTGTACGGTGATTGCCAGTAGAACGGGCTTGGCTAGCATGGAACAGATAGCTGTCATTGATGCTGGAGACGGAAAAGGGTACCTTTCTTCGAGAGTCGCATTGGAACATGACATCAAGGTTTTGGGAATTGACGCGAACGAAGGACACACTGCTAGTGCCGAACAACGACGGGATCGATTAAAG AAAAAAGTTCGAGGAGCCATCCGAAGATCTAACCTAGCCGATGATGAATATTTCGGAACTATGGCGCTGGGTTCAGAAAATCAACTACAGTCCAATTACAAAACCACGACCAAATTGATCGATTTCGAAACCGATCTGATCGAGCTAGTGCAGGACCAGTTTCCCAAATCGAAGCCAAGTCACTTCTGTCTCGCAGGGCTTCATACTTGCGGTAATCTAGGACCAAACTGTCTACGGTTATTTCACCAGAACCGACACATACGAGCTCTGTGCAACGTTGGTTGTTGTTACCATTTGCTTGTTGAAGAGTTTGTTGTCGATAAATTCTACAATCCGGACAAATTCAAAGATAATCCTGGTTTTGGTTTTCCGATGAGCCAGTACCTGCGTGAGAAGCATTTCTTTCTAGGGAGAAATGTTCGTAATATGGCTGGTGAATCGATAGAGCGTTCGGCTGCCAATCGAGAGGATCCTAGTGATAAACTTGGCTACCGGGCGATGCTACAATTGGTGCTGAAAAAGCTGCATGCAGATGAAAACAGCCAGGTGGGGAAAATGAAATGCTCAGGGTTTGTGGATTATGCTAGAAAATCATTCAAACGGTTGAAGGTGGATGATTCTGGTGTAACGGATGCTGAGCTAAGTGATATGGAGGACAAGTTTAGTTTGGAACTGGAACAGCTTAAGGTATTTTATTTGTACCGAATGACCTTCGCTCCGATTGTCGAAAGTGTTATTCTTCTGGATCGTTTGTTATTTCTGAAGGAATGTGGTTACGATAATAGTTTCCTGGTGAATATATTCGACCCTGTAGTGTCACCACGTCGATTCGCCATCCTAGCATTTAAATGA
- the LOC129723737 gene encoding protein LTO1 homolog, whose product MFVIMTDESNSAKASAEVDINEVFDNLLLSEERLAEESFKQGVEVGTAEGNVDAYHFGYHRGAEIGSELGFYYGVIGAQENDPCEVSPKAKALLKELISEIEEFPKFNDLEVDFLARLLLIRNKYKKLCALLKISAKYQQSANELSF is encoded by the exons ATGTTTGTTATTATGACTGATG aatCGAATTCCGCAAAAGCATCTGCTGAGGTTGACATAAACGAAGTGTTTGATAATCTCCTGCTAAGCGAGGAACGTTTGGCGGAAGAAAGCTTTAAACAGGGAGTGGAAGTTGGCACGGCAGAAGGAAACGTTGATGCTTATCATTTTGGATACCATCGAGGAGCGGAAATCGGTTCAGAGCTGGGATTCTACTACGGTGTTATTGGTGCCCAGGAGAATGATCCTTGCGAGGTGAGTCCGAAAGCGAAGGCCCTCCTCAAAGAGCTCATAAGCGAGATTGAAGAATTTCCGAAGTTCAATGATTTGGAGGTTGATTTTTTGGCGCGACTGTTACTAATCAGGAATAAATACAAAAAGCTTTGTGCTTTGTTGAAAATATCAGCGAAATATCAACAGTCAGCGAATGAACTTTCGTTTTAA